In the Quercus lobata isolate SW786 chromosome 5, ValleyOak3.0 Primary Assembly, whole genome shotgun sequence genome, one interval contains:
- the LOC115990685 gene encoding uncharacterized protein LOC115990685, whose amino-acid sequence MSKLGLPERWIDRVMSYVASTSFSIRINGKAYDNIRPSRGLRQGDPLLPYLFLLCAEGFSSMLAKAQDEGRVHGVVICRRAPCISHLLFADDSLLFCGANQEEVQVISDVLQTYAVASGQCINFEKSSVYFISNTTTEFREKIKETLGVREVERFDAYLGLPPLVG is encoded by the coding sequence ATGTCTAAACTGGGTTTGCCTGAGAGATGGATTGATAGAGTTATGAGCTATGTGGCTTCCACCTCTTTCTCTATTCGTATTAATGGAAAGGCTTATGATAATATTCGACCCTCTCGTGGGCTCCGTCAAGGAGATCCACTATTACCTTATCTGTTTCTTTTATGtgcagaagggttctcttctaTGCTAGCAAAAGCACAAGATGAAGGGAGGGTCCATGGGGTTGTTATATGCAGAAGAGCACCATGCATATCCCACTTATTATTTGCAGATGATTCGCTCTTATTCTGTGGGGCTAATCAAGAGGAGGTGCAGGTTATTTCAGATGTTTTGCAGACATATGCAGTCGCGTCAGGCCAGTGTATTAATTTTGAGAAATCCTCAGTTTACTTTATCAGCAACACAACAACGGAATTTAGGGAGAAAATTAAGGAGACTTTGGGGGTGAGGGAGGTGGAGCGGTTTGATGCCTACTTGGGATTACCCCCTTTGGTTGGCTAG